From the Misgurnus anguillicaudatus chromosome 17, ASM2758022v2, whole genome shotgun sequence genome, one window contains:
- the asdurf gene encoding ASDURF protein — translation MSTQNFQRTEVDAQEELAVKEELNKKIKEQKIVVDELSNLKKNRRVYKQHPNSNIFFMADKEEVLSSCKKELDTMRKDYQDI, via the exons ATGTCCACTCAAAACTTCCAGCGAACAGAAGTCGATGCTCAGGAAGAGCTCGCGGTAAAAGAAGAACTTAACAAGAAG ATCAAAGAACAAAAGATTGTAGTCGACGAATTGTCCAATTTGAAGAAAAACAGG AGAGTCTACAAGCAGCACCCCAACAGCAATATATTCTTCATGGCAGACAAGGAAGAGGTTCTCAGCTCTTGTAAAA AGGAATTAGACACCATGAGAAAGGACTATCAAGATATATAG
- the asnsd1 gene encoding asparagine synthetase domain-containing protein 1, with translation MCGICCVVSLTTLQNPLEESVREELKNRGPNCSQDITETILNPNCSLHFSAHVLHMRGSLTPQPLQDENGNLLLWNGEVFGGLTVGEDENDTQVLLHHLRMVQSASDMVSLLSQLKGPWAFIYYQKMERCIWFGRDFFGRRSLLWKFNSERSFFTLTSVASQPADNINSQWQEVPPHGVYRFDLGTFTFELYPWVFPSDNEPNHILESKWEGFSSSVSVNINSSGLYLTSPVCPMNTSISPPGTVEHDQNASQTSIENLKGLLTNAEKRQMVNTLIDVLSEAIRKRVQYLPSQDQSAFPLNNAKADVAVLFSGGIDSMILAAIADRHIPAEKPIDLLNVAFKIQDAKVPPKSSKKGKNKKSDPDDVANAKSNLQSLNCFDVPDRVTGRAGLQELKNLNPQRKWNFIEVNVTQEELKELRQKRICHLVHPLDTVLDDSLGCALWFAARGSGFINDVTEQEHYTSEAKVVLTGIGADEQLAGYSRHRVRYKTSGLEGLVKELVMELGRISSRNLGRDDRIIGDHGKEARFPYLDEDVVSFLNSLPVWEKADLSLPRGLGEKLLLRLAAVELGLGLSALLPKRAMQFGSRIAKLENNHEKASDKCQRLATV, from the exons ATGTGTGGGATCTGTTGTGTGGTCAGTTTGACCACGCTGCAAAATCCACTCGAGGAGAGTGTGCGTGAAGAGCTTAAAAACAGAGGACCAAACTGTAGCCAGGACATCACAGAAACAATATTAAATCCAAATTGCAGTCTGCATTTTTCTGCCCATGTCCTTCACATGAGGGGTTCCTTGACCCCTCAGCCTCTTCAAGACGAAAATGGTAATTTGCTACTTTGGAACGGAGAGGTTTTTGGTGGTCTTACAGTAGGGGAGGATGAAAATGACACACAAGTTCTTCTCCATCATTTGAGAATGGTGCAGAGTGCCTCAGATATGGTGTCTTTACTGTCACAACTGAAGGGACCCTGGGCCTTTATCTATTACCAAAAAATGGAACGCTGTATTTGGTTTGGAAGGGACTTTTTTGGAAGAAGAAGTCTCCTTTGGAAATTTAATTCGGAAAGATCGTTTTTCACACTCACGTCAGTTGCATCCCAGCCAGCGGACAACATTAATTCCCAATGGCAGGAAGTACCACCTCATGGAGTTTACAGGTTCGACCTAGGGACATTTACTTTTGAACTTTATCCATGGGTTTTTCCAAGTGACAATGAGCCAAATCACATACTGGAATCGAAATGGGAAGGTTTTTCCAGTTCTGTCTCTGTAAACATAAATAGTTCTGGACTTTACCTGACCTCCCCTGTTTGTCCAATGAACACATCTATTTCTCCACCTGGAACTGTTGAACATGACCAGAATGCCTCACAAACCTCTATTGAAAATCTGAAAGGACTTCTAACAAATGCTGAGAAGAGACAAATGGTTAACACGCTTATTGATGTTCTCAGTGAGGCAATCCGTAAAAGAGTACAGTACTTACCTTCTCAAGACCAGTCGGCTTTCCCcttaaacaatgccaaagcTGATGTTGCTGTTCTCTTCTCAGGGGGAATTGATTCAATGATTTTAGCCGCCATTGCTGATAGACACATTCCTGCAGAAAAACCCATTGACCTGCTCAATGTTGCTTTCAAAATTCAAGATGCAAAGGTGCCGCCCAAGTCCTCGAAGAAAGGAAAGAATAAGAAAAGCGACCCTGATGATGTTGCTAACGCAAAATCAAATCTGCAAAGCCTAAACTGTTTTGATGTACCAGACAGAGTTACGGGTAGAGCTGGTCTGCAGGAACTAAAAAATCTTAATCCGCAGCGCAAGTGGAACTTCATCGAAGTCAACGTAACTCAAGAGGAGCTTAAAGAACTGCGTCAGAAACGCATCTGTCATTTAGTGCATCCTTTGGACACCGTTTTGGATGACAGCCTTGGATGTGCCCTATGGTTTGCGGCCAGGGGAAGTGGCTTTATAAATGACGTCACTGAACAAGAGCATTATACTTCAGAGGCAAAG GTGGTTTTGACTGGCATCGGAGCCGACGAACAGCTAGCTGGATACTCTAGACACAGGGTGCGGTATAAAACCTCTGGGCTAGAAGGGCTTGTCAAAGAGCTGGTTATGGAACTGGGCCGAATATCCTCAAGAAATCTGGGAAGGGATGACCGGATCATTGGGGACCATGGAAAAGAAGCCAG ATTTCCGTATTTGGATGAAGATGTCGTCAGTTTTCTTAACAGTCTGCCTGTGTGGGAGAAGGCCGATTTGTCTCTACCCAGAGGACTTGGAGAAAAGTTGTTATTGAGGTTAGCAGCTGTTGAGCTAGGACTGGGACTCTCGGCTCTGTTACCTAAGAGAGCCATGCAGTTCGGCTCCAGAATCGCCAAGTTGGAGAACAACCACGAAAAGGCTTCAGATAAGTGCCAAAGGCTTGCCACAGTGTAA
- the LOC141350156 gene encoding mannose-1-phosphate guanylyltransferase catalytic subunit beta — translation MKAVILAAGYGTRLQRDIENDTTGNFKKLEGIAKPLLPVGPCALISHWLQALTKTACVDTVYVVTNDLYHEAFQLWAKEFPNVQVITDGTTKNEDRLGAVACLQLVVKLCAVDDHLLVIGGDTLFKEDFSIQKFTERFFEVQHKDKESNLVLSYQCKNEETSKYGILELDEDLKVQCMKEKPRPSETSARNACPCFYLFSKTSLPLLDTFLNEKKNAPIEERDAPGNFLSWLILRRPVYVQRISGRFDVGNLASYTECDKYFKDQLQNPTVYLL, via the exons ATGAAAGCTGTCATTTTAGCTGCAGGTTATGGAACAAGACTGCAAAGGGATATCGAGAATGACACGACTGGGAATTTCAAGAAACTGGAAGGAATTGCCAAGCCACTGCTTCCTGTTGGTCCGTGTGCTCTTATCTCACACTGGCTTCAGGCTTTGACAAAAACAGCATGTGTGGACACAGTATATGTAGTT ACAAATGATCTTTACCATGAAGCATTTCAACTGTGGGCCAAAGAATTCCCTAATGTTCAAGTTATAACTGATGGCACAACAAAAAATGAG GACAGACTTGGGGCTGTTGCCTGTCTGCAGTTAGTGGTCAAGCTCTGTGCTGTGGATGATCACTTGCTTGTTATTGGAGG aGATACTTTATTCAAAGAGGATTTCAGCATTCAAAAATTCACAGAGAGGTTCTTTGAAGTGCAACATAAAGACAAAGAAAGCAATTTAGTGCTGTCATACCAATGCAAAAATGAGG AAACTTCCAAGTATGGGATTTTGGAACTGGATGAAGACCTTAAAGTACAATGCATGAAGGAAAAGCCTCGACCAAGTGAAACAAGTGCACGCAATGCA TGCCCTTGTTTCTACCTGTTTTCAAAGACCTCACTTCCACTTCTAGACACCTTTCTCAATGAGAAGAAG AACGCACCCATTGAAGAACGGGATGCACCAGGGAACTTCCTGTCATGGCTTATATTAAG GAGACCCGTGTATGTTCAAAGGATATCTGGTCGATTTGACGTGGGGAATCTTGCATCATACACTGAATGTGACAAATACTTTAAGGACCAACTACAAAATCCAACTGTTTATTTATTGTAG